GAGTACCGCGAAAATTTTCAATTcttctttgtttaattattatacttttaatttcattttttattaattacttggCGCAAGTATCCAAACACCGGCTAGTATAACAGTTAACTGAACTTTATGTTAGTAAACTTCATTGTGGATACAACATATAAAAGCCTGAATGCGATAATATCCCAAACAAATGATGAGAATCAGACACATTATGGTTTTggtatgaaaatgaaaaaataaagattagtGTGTTTGATAAGTCTTTTGGGAGTTTAGAACTTTCTTTTACTAACTTATAAGCTatttaatttgatcaaaataaactatgtacaaaagaaaaaagagtatCTCCAGTGTCCTCGATTCAAATCTATATGTGCCTGCCTTGTTACCTTGAAACCCGTATTAAGGGAAAAATTATTAGAGTGTAtggaattattatatatttatgatcTTAGTCAATGTTtatgtgattttaaaaaaaaattataaaaaatttaataacactCAAGTTTGTACTATGTAAATTCTAATTAGGACtatgataaattgataatactatatcatataataatttttcataacttGCAGCCTGATATCTGATTGGTTTTGAAGCTGCGCCTTCTAGCAACTTTTCCACCGTTTCATGCCATCAACTTTGGCTGAAAGGGAGCTTCCCCAAGCTCTGCAATTTTTTGCTTATTAGAGATATTGTGTTTTCTGGAAAGAGTGAGAATCACCAAGTTAGTTCtttatgaattatatataaagGATTTTCCTTGCTCtttatgctctttttttttttatttcttgcattGTGTTTCACATCAATAGGTTGAAGCGGTCTCCCGGACCCCAATAAGTGTTTCATCTTCATCGATGCTAAATTAAATTCCCATGGTTATCTacatatttattcatatttataaaacttttatttGTGTTGTTTTGTCATATAATGCATATACaatgaaaaaagtatttttaatataaattttaagataattattataaaaataaaaaaatcttgatttttttattcaaaataaaattatcttgatAACGTGTTATTGGATAATTATTATACTTTATATCGTGAACGTATGTATTATTTGTTCATACAAATATCCCCTCGTGAGCACACTTTTTGTCATGTTATTCACCAACACTATTCTATTATCTATATAAATGTGAAAAAGTTGACGGACTCAAATTTTGGATAGTGCATTACGAGACGATATTTTCTTACCATAcatcagaaaaaaataatataataataatagaatgagaataaaattaaaggTAGCTAGCCTTTAATTCTTGGAAATACTTGCCGATAACTATTATTTAcgcaattatttaattatataaattaaatttactttGTTGTATTCtttgaataaatcaaattaacatgaaaatatgaaataacatataatttgatttaaattaaagataatattataattaaaacaataacatgttaaagataataaaatatattagagcttacaataaaattaatttaattagaatttaagaacgataacataataataatacaatataattttttaaaaattaataattactataatttaaatttgaatataataaCACACCCATAATAAtgataatcaaaatttaaaaacaaaatgcaaaATCTTAACGAATCAACTTTTCTTACAATTTTGTGAAAATCCCTATATAATTAGGAATGAGaaagaatataaaaagaaaaatgagttaATCTAGGAGTGAGATCTTAGTCTCCCAAATAAGTACACAATTATAATAAAGTACATTAAACATTTTTGAatgttacattttaattaaaattaaagatttacCTAGTAAATAAGATTCATTTTTAATGATGAccataaattatcaaaataaaactcaaattttagtttaaaaaataacaccAAAATAGTATTTCTAAATTTTACCCATACCTAAAACTACCATAAAAAGTATATTCCAGACACAGCTGCAGGGCAAAGGCTACAGTTACGATCAGTTGGCATTATTTCATACAATTATAACTTCTTGAGAATTAAAAAGACttcaacagaaaaaaaaaggtgtattACTGaatttttatggaaaaaaattcCTACTAATAAACATTATAAAACCGATtaataaagagtaaaaaaataaaagtttaaacaaTTCCTTTATAGAATGAGGGGATTCGGTATAAAAGATTGAATAAAGTCCATAAGTTGTTATAAATCCCTCTAtcttatcttcaatttttatggattaaaaaaataaaaatcctttaTAAGACATTTATTACTTCAAAAGTTTAAACAATCTactttgtatttaatttattttttaaccattagtactcatttaatatattcgtaaaaaaaattatactaccaattaataaaaaatcataataaatatatcaaataattattataaatgataattttctAGGAATGATAGACCAAACTATCTTTAGCATAAAATGTTTACCTCGCCGctattttagaatgaaattttCATTGTATGATGATATGTACCAAACATCAAAACGATATAGAAGCAAAGGAAGGAATATATAGTAAAGATCACTAACTTTTTATTGTGAATAAATAAGTATAAATACTGAATACAACTACGGATACAAATGAAGCAATCACCTGAAATGAACGAGGAAAAACCTGAACTAGCTCTCTACAAATGGGTTACAACCCCAATGACAGCTCAAGggaaaaatgagaaaagaaagcgCACTTGCTGTAATTTTAACTAATCTTCTATGGTATATGACATTGCTGGCATTGCCCAACAAAAAAGACCAATCACTGTTTCGTAAACATCCCCTGTGTTAAGGAGGAAAAATCATAATCCTTCGCAGACTGTGTAGGGCTAGATGACACTGCAGGAGCTCCTGACTGAGGTTTATTCACTCCCATTGTCGTCATCATACCGTTAACTGGAGGAGCAACTTGACCCATACCATAGAAACTGTGCATCAAATGTCAACTTggtcaacaacaaaaaagaggGCTATTGACAGAAAATGCATTAAAAGCTTGAACCAAGTTGGGAGGTAACAAGATGCAAAGacataaagaaaagaatactAGGGAATCAATGGTGAAAACAAGTTTGTGTGTTCCCTTTGGTGAACAAGAGCATGGTGGATAAtgtataaaatcaaatatagatgactaaaaataatgaaatagtataaatttgatttatgtgattaatttttcaatgcTAATAAGATCCAAACATATGTATAAATTGATAGCATCACGTACGACTTTGATTTAtgtgattaatttttcaatgcTAATGGCACCACCCTCaattacaaaatgaaaatacttaaTGAACAGAGGATCAATCGTGGACAGTCAAAGTGGTAATGGAAACAGAACCCTCAAAAATAGCCTTTTCGTACAACAGTCTATACTCTAATTTGTTTTGGCTGGTGGGACCAAATTTGATTGTAACCAATTATCAAACCTAGGATTATTCAGAATTTCTTTGGACCAACATCAGGTAATATTCCAGTAAAAAATTCCTACAAGTTATTGAACATATTAATTTGGTGTTAAGCATGCAAACCAATGACATACCTGGATGGTGGATATTGAACAGAGCTCCCTGCAAAGTGTGCTGGGGTCATGTTCCTAGGCTGACCCTGAAAGGGGAGAAACAAGTTAGTTGCTGGACAAAGCTAAGCATTCATCAATTAACATTTGGATTACTTCAGTCCTAACCTGCATAAGTTTTTGCAGGTCTCCCTGACCACCCATGGGCATTACTCCAGGAATTGAGTAGCCAGTAGCTGGCCAACTTTGGATAGGAACATTTGGTGGCCTAGGTTGTTGTATGTTAGCAGCATACCTGGGATCCCCACCAGTAGATTTAGCTGCAGCAGCCATTAGAAGAGACTGTTGGTGTGCTAGCATGCCAAGCTGCTGTTGATGCATAGAAAATGGAGACACTATATTGGCCTGCAGATATCCAAATCACTGGTCAGGTAGAAGCATTTTTACCAGAGAGAAAGCACCTGATGATAAAGTGCAACAAATCAATTCTTGTTGTAATATAGTCTTCAATATTATCTTACATATAGGGCATGGTGGGAACAAAAACTCAACTAATAATAGAAGAATTTACATATTCAATAAATATGAGTAAGCAAATCAAGTCAAAGAAGTAACTCCACAATCTTACACAAACCTACAGAAGAATTGGCTAGTACCTTCTCAAAGAGGCGCATGATATCATTTTTCACATCTTTTTGTGGTTTTTCTGGAGTCAAGCTTGGAGTCACAGGAGATAAATCTTTGAAAAGATCCTCAATTCCAGATGCAGACACGGGAGTACTATCAGCTGCTTTCAGCGGACTAGTCTTCTCAGCTGTTGACACCTCTGCAGCAGCTGAAACAGTTATAGCAACAAAATTACAACCTAAAGTTCTACCCAAAATAATAGAAGCAACTTCAAATCTTCCAAAACAATCTAGCAACACTTTCAATTGGGTTTTCATAGTGCCATTTTTTAATAAGGACACAAACATACACTGAAAACCTGCCCAGTGATTATCATCAGTAGTTGTACCAGCTGCCTCAGAGCCATTTTCATTAGGGCCATCCATAGACAACATGTTGAAAAGGTCTGTAGCATAGTCAACTTTTGGAGGGATATTTTGAACTGTGTCTGTAGCCTGCTTTGATGTTTCAGCTTGTGGTTGGGAAGCTGGTGGTGAGGGAGCTCGTGGTTGTGGTGCTACTGGTTCCACTTTCTCCACATGCTGAGGTTTGGTAATAGGAGTTACCTGTTCACAAATGGATTATTTCATACcactataaacaaaaataatttccaaaattTAGAGAAGAACaaggaaataatttatttaattttatactaaaaaggGGGGAATCATCTATGCTAATTGCTCTAAAAGCAAAACTAATCATTTTATTGCAAAtatgcaaaattctttgtataACAGTAGTAACTCATGAAACTAATTGCAGAAGAACAGACATACAAGTGCAATACCACATGTAGTGCAACAAAAGATGTCAAACAACAACaggaaaaaaatgttcaaaaaaCAGTAATAGAATAAAGAGGGGGGAAATAGATTACCTGCTCAGATGCTCTGGGAGGAGCAGGAACATTAATTCTTGTGGTAGAAATTGCATCTGATGGTTGGATTTTCTTCCTTTCCTCAAATTTATTTTCAGAAACAGCAGCATAACCACTTCTCTCCACAGGCCTCTGCCAATGTGAAGGACTTTTCTCTTCCCTCAATCCAGAAGGTGTTTTTGAATTCCCATCTCTTGGAATCCATCTCTTCTCGTCATACCTTTAAATATATGCAACGATTGAAACCGggtgcacaaaacaaaatgcaTACACTTCAAATAGTACAAGGATaaaaatttagatttagcaTGATTCAAGGAGTTTATCATCAGACATACTTTGCACGAATGAAATTCTCAATTCCAACTCTGTCATAATTTGGAGGTAATTCTGCTTCCCAGAAACTATTTGCTTTTTCGTTTCCCATTGCTGTACAGGATCAAAACAATATAAGGAGTTATTACATAATTAATGCACAtcagaaaaattcaaaacagCAACAAACTCATGACCATTCAGATTTTCTTACATTGGATGAATGCAACTTGATCTGGAAGCCAAGTGTCCAGGGTTGCAGAACGAACCTGCAAGGGAAGTCATTAAGTATATAAGATTGCATAAGTGGTTAAGAGAGTCTTTAGATACTTCAAAATTCCTACATTTCGGACTTAGGAGCCATTTTTCAGTTATTCCTGCATCAAATTCAGTCAGTACTATTACAtgaattttaaaaggaaaagtaaCAAATCAAATTGAAAACTTCAGTCAACCAAATTTATCAGCCTAGCACTtttcagaataaaaataaaaaatagatttcaATTTCCATTTAAGGAAGGAACTATTGATGTTACTTGTTCagaaaccttttgtttgttatcACTCATTACTAGCAAGGGTGTTAAATAAGCATACACTAAATGCagtatttttcaaaatgaaacATTCAATTAGCCACATTAAAATTGCTACGACACATGCAGAGCAGGGAAACATACTTTATATTATCAAATTGAAAGTCCCTATTTCTGCATGCCAACATATATACATTTTCCTTctcaggatttttttttttatagatctacCTAAAACCTTTTAGTATCAGGCTATCAGCAGTATAAGAGAAGCCACAGATCTTAATCGCTTATATTTGTATATTCACTGTTATACAGACTCATCATACCAAGGAACATAACATCACCTTTGATATATGTACCCCCAAACTTCGATGTATTCCTGAACACTGCATGCATATAAAGATGCCAAGATTTACACTAGCCCATCTTGGACCTCTGCAAagtaaattatcataaaaagttgagtgaacaacaacaataatgataataattatatatccaGAAAATGCATAATACAGGGACAGTCCACAATTAGTATCTCTTTGCTTGATTTACTACTGACATAAAATCCAGATAAAATCATTCAGATCCAGCCAAATACATACTTAGCTTTGCAGTCAGCACATCCCCTATTCTCTGGTAATTTAAGAAGCCCTTCCAGTATCTGCACATTTAGAGTAAAGAATGTAATGAGAAGGAAAGCAGAAAATGAGACAAATCTTAAACACAAGCACATTCAATAAAGATGAAAACCCAAATTAAAGTTCATATGTTGAAAAAACATTAAGGATCTCAAACAAATATTACTCACAAACAAATATCACACTTGTGACTGAAGGGAAAACTCCTCCCTAATCAACTGAACATGATCCATCTTCACATTGGGAAAAACCAACTAGGAAACTTTTTCAACATTTGAGATACAAATTAAGTTTGTTCTTTTTTCACTCAAAATATAAGCTGAATAAACaccataaatttttaaaaaacccaAGTGTCTTTTCATGACTCAAATCCACCTCTTTAGTCATCACAGATTAAATCctccttaaaattaaaaatctacaaTTGCTCAAACAAACAACTAAAAACACCTAAAAGAACAAGTTGCactattctttaaaataaagacaTAGATTTTGAAGAATCACATCAGCAAAGCTTCTAATAGCTTCATACTCTCTCATTGAGCATGTAAATAGCACCAAGACACCTCAAAAGAAATATCCAAAACTAAGCAAGCATCAGAAAAAAGGATCCAAACTACCAAACCACAATATTCAGATTGATTAATCCCCAAAAATATCGAAAAACGAAAGATCGATGAACCTAGCAGCCATCAGTAACTGAACATCATAGCAATCAGATCAAAACTAACCTAGCATTCACTCACTCAGTCATTTGCCTGCAAAATCGTAATTACGCCACACACATtcgcattaaaaaaaaaaaagaatcgaAACTTTCTCACTTTCAAAACTTCGCGATATGCATATATCGGACAGTGATGGATTCAAATCCAAGAACAAGTTCCGATCAATGATCCGAGGCAATTAACTAATCAGCGAATGCAGGATTCGCAAAtcgaaattgaaataataataaaaagaaaaagcgcGGAGAGAGAAACCTTCTTGTGCTTGGCGTTGAGCTCTTTGGAAACGTTGGCCTTGCTGTTCATGGTGGAAGAAGCTTCTAGAATACCAACGAAAACGAATCGGAACGAGAGTTCACAGGGAGAGAGAGGAAAGACGAAGTCCAAGGTCAATTTGGTCTTTTCACGCTCCTTCCTCTCTCTcaatctttctctctctaaaactaCACTCCCCGTCTCCGATTATTAATATGCGACCAAAAAGTGAAAATGCGAAGAAGAAAACGTCGCCACCGAGACgccctttttattattattattattatattatcgtAATGGAATCTGTGTCCGCAATTTCATTGGGGtaaagtatatataatttaagataaatggttatttttattcatcaatgtgtagaatttataatttttttaaaaataaaaatttaaattttagtttttcaaactgaaaaaatattataaatttatttatccaaaatataatttatttttatttcctatattttatcattacaaatataatattacaataaaccctaaacaaaataagaaaataaatataaattaaaaaatatataatattaattaataaacataatttaatataaatttttattttaataacaccttatttaaaatatgatactcAAATCAAAATGTACACTTATTAGTTGAGGCGGTTAAGAGTGTCCATATGAAAAGTTgagaaattttcattttaatatctagcctattcaaaattttgataggattatttattttaacaagaTTTATACTTGATAATGCATGACGACAAGACTAAATCGTTCtaatttattaacataaatcAATATtgacattatttaaaattaaatagtagaataaaatttcataaaaaacaatagaataaaataagtataaaactAAGATTTAATTTAcgtatatatttcaaaataataaatatcaaaataaatataatatcatatcatataaatattatttattaaataattttttatgattaatatacaaaattaaaaatataatattttataaaagaatatagGACACTAAACTAGATTGAAATAatctaaaatgtaatttaaacccgttataaaaataatttggatCCAGTTTCTATAATTCAAACTTGAAGTTAAATTGAAGGAGAAGAGTGACAAGTAAACTAAAATATTGGCACAgcataataatactaataactaAACTCTTTTGAACACTGCGATCCTTCAAccatttattgaaataaaaaaaaatgaatatattagtCCACCTAATAACGAGTGGAATGGGATAAAACTGAAAACTTAGAAGTCACTTAATGGCCATGTGACATCCATTTGGCTCGCTTCTCTTGGCGTGTTCTGCGCTCTCTGATTTTATTTGCCTaagtatatagaaaaaaatgccCATTTAGACTAATATTCTATTCAGTTAGCCAGTCTTAATCATTAGACTAATATtctattttgattgtttttataaCCAATGTTTAGGTATTGCTAATGAAGTTACTATAATGGGTTTCTGTCATTCCTCAATCTAAtcatttaactaatttattttaataatagctGTAAagaaagattaattattttgggCAATGTTTCTTTCTTCGCCTTTATTGTtctgtttgtttattttatactactttCTGTTTCTCTTGATCTAAATAGAATCAAGACACCATTTAATTTACAAACAACTAGTCCACGGCCAATATCCCCTACATGGATATTAAGtttttgatttataattttatattattgtaatttttcaatatatttgtttattgttttttaatgtgacaaaaatatatgttagtATATATGTATTTGAATGTGTGCATGCACATGTGAGTATATATTAGTGGTGGAATGGAAACAAAATCAACGTTTAATTGAAAAACTGGTAAACTGGTCAAGAGCTCAAATCAAATGAACCAGAAAACTGATATGAAAAGAAATTGGTCAAAGAACCAAAtaaccgataaaaaaaaattggcacaAAAGCGTTCAATGCAACTCCATGAAAATACTTaacaaaaacatcattttatttttttaagaaaaatgaaaatgaacctaaaatatttgtattttttattccaaatgTAAACTTGCtattgttaataaattattgtGCATTGTTAAAACTTAGACCTAAATACTACTATGGCATACTTTGATTTGAACTTCTAAGTGTACTTTAAAGTTAAgaacatataaaataacattttcaatttttagtgttataaaattataaaattacatttctttaatattattttgtgtattatgtaattattattttgttaatatcgGTTTAAATACGATTTAACtacaaaaactatataacattCAACCGATTGTccaatttaaaaaagttattaatatttatagtgACCATTATTTTACAACAAGAAATGACCTAAAAAAAGTGTCTTGTGATCCACAGCCAAAGTTTAGGGACAGAACCAATATTAGCTAGTTGTAACATCATAGGCTTAATTGACAATACTTGATATAAATGAAATGCATCTAAAATAGTATCTGGCCTATCAGAAAATCGTATTGAAGTGTTGGTCAATTTATAATAGTATACATCATACATGCATCTCAAAGACATTATTGAGACTGTTTTTCTATAATAAGGTGCACTAACATAGTAACATGAACCTGTTTTTTTAGCTGCAGGAGCAGGACTGTTCAAGCTTCAAAGACTTGTGGATATCAAGATGTGTACAAGTGATGTGGGAAATGCTACAAAGAACAGAGAGCAGAGTTATAGAAAATCACCGTAAGCTTGAGCAATTGCCATTCTAAAGGATCTTTGTATGGTCCAACCATGGTGAAGTTTCATCAGAATCTGCAAACTTAACTTGAAACCAGATGCAAGCTTTAAGTTTACAAATAGAATTGCTACTGATGTATTGCAGTCTGCAACTAGCAAGCTACCATTCCTTTATCTTCCCATTGCCAGCATTGTGGAGGCATGATTCTTGGCTACTAAAACTAAATGCATGTCACTATGATAACAAAATCATGAGGTTTCTCTTTTACAACAGAAACTGTACTATCCTATAAGAGTAGTATGCAAATATGCTAACAATAGTTTGTCAAAAGTCACATCCAAGAGCTTTTGGGAAACAGCTACCGTTCCTCTAACAGCAAAACAAGTAGATTTCACTAGTCACTGACATTGaaacaacattaaaataattaactatgGTCACTGTTAGTAACAAGCAACAGAGTGTTTATTATCTGAAGTTTAGTCTGTATGACTAAGTAAAAAACATCATTTCATTTCCATAATAATCATGCTATcttttttcatcttcattttcctcAACAATACAGTCATTCCGATACACTAGTTTCCTTCCTTTACAACCCCCATTCATCGTATTCACGTCGAATCCAATGTGCTTCTCCTCCTCCCCTCCAATTTAAAACTTCattctttctcttccctttggCAATTCCATCCTTGTGTCTTTCTCTCTATTTCTCTTAATGTCATTGATCTGTAATAAGCCATTGTTTTCCTCCCTAGCAAGTGAATGTTTCCCACAGTTTCTCACCACATTTCCTCTCCTTTACCAAAACCTGATCACTGTTTTCCTTAGGAAAATGCGGGAGCAATCTTGGTATGTGAGTTTTCTCTTGCTTAAAGAAACACATTAACTTGAAAAACATTTCTGAATGGAATTGGCTTAGCAAATGGAACTTTATTAGAGAGGTTGACAAAATTCATAATATCTTTTAGAGCTGAAGACCTCAGCAAGTTAA
Above is a window of Glycine soja cultivar W05 chromosome 12, ASM419377v2, whole genome shotgun sequence DNA encoding:
- the LOC114380112 gene encoding ADP-ribosylation factor GTPase-activating protein AGD5-like, yielding MNSKANVSKELNAKHKKILEGLLKLPENRGCADCKAKGPRWASVNLGIFICMQCSGIHRSLGVHISKVRSATLDTWLPDQVAFIQSMGNEKANSFWEAELPPNYDRVGIENFIRAKYDEKRWIPRDGNSKTPSGLREEKSPSHWQRPVERSGYAAVSENKFEERKKIQPSDAISTTRINVPAPPRASEQVTPITKPQHVEKVEPVAPQPRAPSPPASQPQAETSKQATDTVQNIPPKVDYATDLFNMLSMDGPNENGSEAAGTTTDDNHWAGFQSAAEVSTAEKTSPLKAADSTPVSASGIEDLFKDLSPVTPSLTPEKPQKDVKNDIMRLFEKANIVSPFSMHQQQLGMLAHQQSLLMAAAAKSTGGDPRYAANIQQPRPPNVPIQSWPATGYSIPGVMPMGGQGDLQKLMQGQPRNMTPAHFAGSSVQYPPSSFYGMGQVAPPVNGMMTTMGVNKPQSGAPAVSSSPTQSAKDYDFSSLTQGMFTKQ